The Candidatus Palibaumannia cicadellinicola genomic sequence CTCGATGAGTAGTGGACTATTTTCCTGTTCATCAGGCGTACGGATATCGAGAACTACATCATTTTGGCTAAACTCTGCGATATTTTTTACTTCAGTAAGGTGATTACGATCCTGGGTCATATAATTCCATCCTGCTTTAAAAATAAAATTTATAGAAATGATTATACGTTTTATGGAAATAAAACTAAGTACTAAAACTAGTTTTCTGGTATAATGAATTTCAAGCTGTAAGTCTTCTTTAGGCTAATGTAGTAACTAAACATGGTAGAATTCATCCATGAGCTGCAAAAAAGCAGCCGGTGTGTAGATGCTGCCCTAGAACGGTATCTATACGCTCTTTCAAGTCAAAAAACTAAGCTAGTTCAGGCTATGCACTATAGCACCCTTCTCGGAGGAAAACGGCTGCGACCGTTTCTAGTTTACCAAACAGGTCAGTTGTTCGGCCTAAAGCAAGAAAGCCTCGATGCACCCGCTGCTGCTATTGAGTGTATTCATGCTTATTCGCTCATCCATGATGATCTTCCAGCAATGGATAACAATACACTACGACGTGGTGAGCCTACCTGTCATGTTCAATTTGGCGAAACAACTGCAATTTTAGCTGGAGATGCATTGCATACCTTGGCATTTACTATTCTAACTCATGCACCAATATCGGCTATTACTACAGAAGAGCGTTTGAAGATGATCGCAGTTCTAGCCGAAGCTAGTGGCGCTGAGGGTATGTGTTTCGGCCAAGCGCTTGATTTAGAGTCAGAAGGTAAACATGTCTCAGCTGAAGTCCTGGAAACTATCCATCGCTATAAAACTGGTGCCCTAATTCGTGCGGCGGTGCACATGGGAGCACTAGCCGCAGGAAAAAAAAGCAGAAAGATACTTAATTATCTTGATAGTTATGCTGTAGCTATAGGCCTAGCATTTCAAGTACAAGATGATATCTTAGATATGATAGGAGATAGCCAAAGTACTGGTAAACAGCGTGGTGCAGATAAGTTATTAGGTAAAAAAACTTATCCATTGCTACTTGGATTAGATATGGCACGAGCTAAAGCTAAAAATCTCTATAAGGAATCTCTAGCATCCTTAAAAAAGATTGATGCAATCGGATATAATACAAACATGTTAGTCAAACTAGCGCGCTATATCATTGAACGTAAAACATAAATGATGCTTTTTTTATACCGTAAGTATGAACATCTAATGAGCTTTCAATGAGCTTTGAGACCAAAAAGTATCCAACACTTGCCCTAGCAGATAATCCTGTTCAGTTACGTTTGTTGCCCAAAGAAAGTCTGTTAGTACTGTGTGACGAACTACGTCAGTTTCTGCTTGCTAGCGTTAGCCGCTCAAGCGGCCATTTTGCATCAGGGCTTGGCACTGTAGAACTGACGGTAGCTTTACATTATGTATATAATACTCCTTTTGACCATATCATTTGGGATGTTGGTCATCAAGCATACCCACATAAAATTATTACTGGGCGTCGAAATCGCATGACTACCATACGTCAGCGTAATGGGTTACATCCATTTCCATGGCGTGGAGAAAGTGAATACGACATACTATCGGTTGGCCACTCCTCGACCTCCATAAGTGCTGGTCTTGGTATGGCTGTAGCAGCTGCGTATGAAGGCCTAGGTAGAAGAACGGTTTGTATTATAGGTGATGGCGCGATTACCGCTGGCATGGCTTTTGAAGCGATGAATCACGCCGGTGACATTAAATATGATCTACTTGTGGTACTAAACGACAACGAAATGTCTATTTCTGAAAATGTAGGTGCGTTAAATAACCACCTTGCACGTCTTTTATCTGGTAAGTGTTATTTAACACTCCGCGAAGGAAGCAAAAAAGTGCTATATGGTATTCCACCTATAAAAGAGCTGGTAAAACGTACCGAAGAGCACATAAAAGGCATAATAGTACCGGGCGGTACGTTATTTGAAGAGCTTGGTTTTAATTACATTGGTCCGGTAGATGGTCATGATGTTCAGGGTATGGTACAAACTCTAAAGAATATGCGTAGTATGAAAGGCCCTCAATTACTACATATTATTACCAAGAAAGGATGTGGTTACGCTCCAGCTGAGAAAGATCCGATTACTTGGCACGCTGTACCTAAGTTTGATCCGGTAAGAGGTACGCTGCCGAAAAGCTATAGCAGGTATCCTACTTACTCGGTAATTTTTGGTGAGTGGTTGTGCACCACCGCGGCTAGTGATGATAAGTTGATAGCGATAACCCCTGCGATGCGTGAAGGCTCGGGTATGGTTGATTTTTCGCGCCAATTTCCGCAACAATATTTTGATGTAGCTATTGCCGAGCAGCATGCGGTAACCTTTGCAGCTGGTTTAGCTATTAGTGGCTACAATCCCATTGTAGCCATTTATTCTACTTTCCTGCAACGTGCCTATGATCAAGTGATCCACGACGTGGCAATCCAAAATCTACCAGTGCTGTTTGCTATTGATAGAGGCGGTGTCGTTGGCCCAGATGGTCAAACTCATCAGGGTGCTTTCGATCTTTCCTACCTACGCTGTATACCAAATATGGTGATCATGACTCCAAGCGATGAGAATGAATGCCGGCTGATGTTGCATACTGGGTATCATTATCACGGTGGTCCTAGCGCAGTACGTTACCCACGTGGTAACGGTACCGGTGTGACATTCAGCGTACTGAGAAAATTGCAGCTAGGTAAGGGTGTTGTGCGCCGCAAAGGCGTTAATATTGCCATTCTAAATTTTGGTACTTTGCTAGCGCAGGCAGAAGAAGTTGCCAATATCCTAGATGCTACTCTAGTAGATATGCGTTTCGTAAAACCCCTAGATACAGAATTAATAACTAAGCTAGCTGTTAGCCATAAAGCATTAGTGACGCTGGAAGAAAACGCAATAATAGGTGGTGCAGGAAGCGGAGTGAATGAATATATCATGCGCCAACGATTACTAGTACCAGTTTTAAATATTGGTTTACCAGATTATTTTATTTCGCAGGGTAGCCAGGAGGAGATACGTGCTGATCTTCAATTAAATAGTTACGGTATCCTTCAGCAAATTGAAAAATGGTTAGAATGATATTCTCTCATCAATATCATTATAACCATTTTACTTGGTACGGTTCATAGGGATAAAATACTAAAACTTTGCGCTCCTACCTACCCTACTATGCAATAAAACGTTAGGTATCTCTGTGAATATTCACGCATTTATTTCTGAAAAAGTTAATCAAGCCATGCTAGCAGTAGGTGCTCCGGCTAGCTACAAAGTACAGGTACGACAATCAGTTAAAACAAAGTTTGGTGATTATCAAGTAAATGGTATCATGACTATCGCTAAGCAACTAGGAGTACCCTCGTATCAGTTGGCAGAAAAAGTAATTAGTATGCTTAATTTAGATGGTATAGCGCGCAAAGTAGAGATTGCTGGTCCAGGTTTTATTAATATCTTTCTTGATTCACAGTGGCTTGCAACACAAATAGCCATTGCCCTAGCTTCACCGCGACTAGGTATCTTACAGTATTCTCCTCAAACAATTGTGGTAGACTACTCTTCTCCTAATGTTGCTAAAGAGATGCACGTTGGCCATCTTCGTTCTACTATTATCGGCGATGCATCAGCGCGTATCTTAGAATTTTTGGGCCATAAAGTTATTCGTGCTAATCATATTGGTGATTGGGGTACTCATTTTGGCATGCTTATAGCCTATCTTGAAAAAGTAGAGTATGATGGTGAATTAGAAATAGAACTATCCAGCCTAAACAACTTTTACCGTCATGCTAAAAAAAATTATGATATAGATCCTAATTTTGCAAAAAAAGCACGTAACTATGTAGTCAAATTACAGTGCGGTGATTCTTATTGCCTCCAGATGTGGCGCAAGCTAGTTAATGTAACTATAGTTCAGAATCAGAAGATTTATGATCGGCTTAATCTTACCCTCAGTCAAGATAATATCATGGGCGAAAGCATGTATAATAATATGTTACCAGATATTGTAACTGATTTGAAAGCTAAAGGTCTAGCAGTAGAAAGCGCAGGAACAACCTTAGTTTTCCTTAATGAATTTAGAAATAAAGACGGAAAACCTATGGGTGTGATTATTCAAAAAAAAGACGGAGCTTATCTCTATACTACTACAGATATTGCATGTGCCAAATACCGTTATGAAACGCTAAAAGCTGACAGAATAATATATTATATTGATTCTCGCCAGCATCAGCATTTACTACAAGTATGGACTATTGTCCGCAAAGCAGGCTATATTCCAGAAACGGTGGTGTTGGAACACCATATGTTTGGCATGATATTGGGTAAGGACGGAAAACCTTTAAAAACCAGGGCTGGAATAACAGTGAAGCTTAATGACCTACTAGATGAAGCTCTGGTACGGGCACGCTGCCTAATTGTTAGCAAACAAGTTAATGTAGATCTCATCGAGTTAGAACGCTTAGCGCAAGTCATCAGCATCGGTGCGATAAAATATGCGGAACTATCAAAAAATCGTATGACCGACTATATATTTAACTGGGACGATATGCTA encodes the following:
- the ispA gene encoding (2E,6E)-farnesyl diphosphate synthase — its product is MVEFIHELQKSSRCVDAALERYLYALSSQKTKLVQAMHYSTLLGGKRLRPFLVYQTGQLFGLKQESLDAPAAAIECIHAYSLIHDDLPAMDNNTLRRGEPTCHVQFGETTAILAGDALHTLAFTILTHAPISAITTEERLKMIAVLAEASGAEGMCFGQALDLESEGKHVSAEVLETIHRYKTGALIRAAVHMGALAAGKKSRKILNYLDSYAVAIGLAFQVQDDILDMIGDSQSTGKQRGADKLLGKKTYPLLLGLDMARAKAKNLYKESLASLKKIDAIGYNTNMLVKLARYIIERKT
- the argS gene encoding arginine--tRNA ligase, with protein sequence MNIHAFISEKVNQAMLAVGAPASYKVQVRQSVKTKFGDYQVNGIMTIAKQLGVPSYQLAEKVISMLNLDGIARKVEIAGPGFINIFLDSQWLATQIAIALASPRLGILQYSPQTIVVDYSSPNVAKEMHVGHLRSTIIGDASARILEFLGHKVIRANHIGDWGTHFGMLIAYLEKVEYDGELEIELSSLNNFYRHAKKNYDIDPNFAKKARNYVVKLQCGDSYCLQMWRKLVNVTIVQNQKIYDRLNLTLSQDNIMGESMYNNMLPDIVTDLKAKGLAVESAGTTLVFLNEFRNKDGKPMGVIIQKKDGAYLYTTTDIACAKYRYETLKADRIIYYIDSRQHQHLLQVWTIVRKAGYIPETVVLEHHMFGMILGKDGKPLKTRAGITVKLNDLLDEALVRARCLIVSKQVNVDLIELERLAQVISIGAIKYAELSKNRMTDYIFNWDDMLSFEGNTAPYIQYAYTRIVSIFKRSTLNQQQLTGNVYLENEQEYFLAVRLLQYEETITTVARYGTPHVLCAYLYNLAVRFSSFYEHCPILNADNDIQYKSRLQLALLTSRTLQQGLNLLGIETVEKM
- the dxs gene encoding 1-deoxy-D-xylulose-5-phosphate synthase, translated to MSFETKKYPTLALADNPVQLRLLPKESLLVLCDELRQFLLASVSRSSGHFASGLGTVELTVALHYVYNTPFDHIIWDVGHQAYPHKIITGRRNRMTTIRQRNGLHPFPWRGESEYDILSVGHSSTSISAGLGMAVAAAYEGLGRRTVCIIGDGAITAGMAFEAMNHAGDIKYDLLVVLNDNEMSISENVGALNNHLARLLSGKCYLTLREGSKKVLYGIPPIKELVKRTEEHIKGIIVPGGTLFEELGFNYIGPVDGHDVQGMVQTLKNMRSMKGPQLLHIITKKGCGYAPAEKDPITWHAVPKFDPVRGTLPKSYSRYPTYSVIFGEWLCTTAASDDKLIAITPAMREGSGMVDFSRQFPQQYFDVAIAEQHAVTFAAGLAISGYNPIVAIYSTFLQRAYDQVIHDVAIQNLPVLFAIDRGGVVGPDGQTHQGAFDLSYLRCIPNMVIMTPSDENECRLMLHTGYHYHGGPSAVRYPRGNGTGVTFSVLRKLQLGKGVVRRKGVNIAILNFGTLLAQAEEVANILDATLVDMRFVKPLDTELITKLAVSHKALVTLEENAIIGGAGSGVNEYIMRQRLLVPVLNIGLPDYFISQGSQEEIRADLQLNSYGILQQIEKWLE